Proteins from a single region of Kluyveromyces lactis strain NRRL Y-1140 chromosome C complete sequence:
- a CDS encoding 60S ribosomal protein eL34 (highly similar to uniprot|P40525 Saccharomyces cerevisiae YIL052C RPL34B Protein component of the large (60S) ribosomal subunit, nearly identical to Rpl34Ap and has similarity to rat L34 ribosomal protein) produces MAQRVTFRRRNPYNTKSNKIKVVKTPGGALRSQHVKKLATRPKCGDTGVPLQGVSTLRPRQYATVSRTKKTVSRAYGGSKSANAVKERIVRAFLIEEQKIVKRVIKEQTEAAKKAEKKDAKKSKK; encoded by the exons ATGGCCCAACGTGTTActttcagaagaagaaacccAT ACAACACCAAGTCTAACAAGATCAAGGTTGTTAAGACCCCAGGTGGTGCTTTGCGTAGTCAACACGTCAAGAAGTTGGCTACCAGACCAAAGTGTGGTGACACCGGTGTTCCATTGCAAGGTGTCTCTACCTTGAGACCAAGACAATACGCTACTGTCTCCAGAACCAAGAAGACCGTTTCCAGAGCCTACGGTGGTTCCAAGTCTGCTAACGCCGTCAAGGAAAGAATCGTTAGAGCTTTCTTGAtcgaagaacaaaagatcGTCAAGAGAGTTATCAAGGAACAAACCGAAGCTGCCAAGAaggctgaaaagaaggatgCTAAGAAGTCTAAGAAATAA